CCTCTTTAACTAAAATACTAGCAACCTTACCACTTTTAATGGAATTAGAAGAACAAGGTATTGTTTCTTTAGACGATAAGTTGTCTGAAATTTTACCTGATTACAAAGGGTCTAATAAAGAAAGTATCACTATAAAACGCATGCTATCTCATTATGCAAGATTGAGACCATGGGAGCCTTTTTATTATCATACTTTAGATAGTGTAACGAAGCTTCCAAGTGAAAAATATTATAGAAGTGAACGCAGTGATGAGTTTAATATAGAAGTCTCTAAAAACTTGTATTTACGTTCAGATTATCAGGACTCTATACAGAAAATAATTAAAGATTCAGACCTTTTAGAAACCTTAAGATATCGTTATAGCGATTTTCCTTATTATATTTTAAAGAAATTTATTGAGAAACATTACGACAAAACACTTGATGAATTAGTGCAAGGGCATATTTATCAATCTTTAGGAGCTAATCATACCATGTATAATCCATATAGACGCATAAGTAATAAAAAAATTGTGCCAACGGAAGTTGATGATTATTATAGAAATCAAGAAGTTCATGGTTATGTTCATGATATGGGAGCTGCTATGCAAAATGGTGTAGGTGGCCATGCAGGCGTTTTTAGTAATGCTAATGATGTTGCTAAAATCATGCAAATGTATTTACAAAAAGGGATTTATGGTGGTAAACGGTATTTTAGATCGGAAACTATTGATAAATTTAATACGTGTTATTTTTGTGAAGATAATAATAGAAGAGGAGTTGGGTTTGATAAGCCTCAATTAAGTGATGAAGGCCCTACTTGTGGATGTGTATCTATGACTAGTTTTGGGCATTCTGGTTTTACAGGGACTTATGCTTGGGCAGATCCAGAAGCAGATATTATTTATGTGTTTTTAGCAAATAGAACCTATCCAAAGGCAGGAAACAATTTATTGTTAAAAAAAAATATTAGAACAGAAATACAACGCTTAATTTATGAAGCGATTGAAGATTAATAATTATGAAGATAGGTATTGTTTGTTATCCAACATTTGGAGGTAGTGGCGTTGTTGCTACAGAATTAGGCTTAGAGCTTTCTAAGCGTGGTCATGAAGTCCATTTTATCACCTACAACCAACCTGTAAGGTTGGAGTTGTTAAGTAATAATGTACATTATCATGAAGTAAATGTACCTGAATATCCTTTATTTCATTATCAACCTTATGAGTTAGCTTTATCAAGTAAATTGGTAGATATGGTGAAATTGCATAAAATTGAAATCTTGCATGTACATTATGCTATACCTCATGCTTATGCAGCGTATATGGCAAAAATGATGTTGCAAGAAGAAGGTGTTCATATTCCTATAGTCACAACATTACATGGTACAGATATTACTTTAGTAGGAAGTCATCCGTTTTACAAACCAGCAGTTACTTTTAGTATTAATAAATCGGATGCAGTTACTACGGTTTCACAAAGTTTAAAAGAGGATACCATACGTTTGTTCGATATAAAAAATGATATCTCTGTTGTACCTAATTTTATAGATTTAGATAAATATAATCATCATTTTACAGATTGTCAACGTGCTATGATGGCGAATGATGATGAAAAAATTATTACACACATTAGTAATTTAAGACCTGTAAAACGAGCGCAAGATGTTATTTCTATTTTTTATAACATTCAAAAAGTAATGCCAGCAAAATTGATGTTGGTAGGTGAGGGACCAGATAGAGAACAAATAGAAATTCGTTGTCAAGAATTGGGTATTTTAGATAAAGTAATTTTCTTTGGAAGAAGTAACGAAATTGATAAAATTCTTTGCTTTAGTGATTTGTTTTTATTGCCTTCTGAAACCGAAAGTTTCGGTTTAGCGGCATTAGAAGCTATGGCATCTGGTGTACCCGTTATATCAAGTAATACAGGAGGTATTCCCGAAGTTAATATTCATGGTGTTTCGGGATTTTTAAGTCCTGTTGGTGATATAGAAGATATGACTAAAAACGCCTTGTATATTTTAAGTGATTCAGAGCGTTTAAGCACTTTTAAAAAGTGTGCTAGAAAAGAAGCTTTAAAATACGATTTGCATAAAATAGTACCACAATACGAAGCCATTTATGAAGATACTTTAGCTAAATGCCTCGTATTGTAGTTTTTTGTTTTATAATTTAAGAGCGCTTCAGCTGCTTTTGGATTTTTTTAATTGCAGATTCAATTGATTTTTCAGGCTCAATTATATTATATTCTCCCCAAAATTCTGGATCAGAAAAACCAGAAGTTTCGTCTGTTAAAATAGTAGTAGGCCGAATAATGTTTTCTCTTGTTTTTGCAAATTTAGTATTACTAATTTCCCAATCTGTTATAGCCATTTCACTATTTAAAGTATATATACTGTTAAAAAGTTTGCCTTTCCAATTTACTTTAAGAGTTAGTGAAATATTACTGTAAGCATAATGCCATTTATCATTTTGAATTCTGTAGTTAACTTTATACGAAGCTTCAATAGGATATACATCTACTTTTCTAGGTTTCTTTCTAACAAATATTTGACTAGAAAGCTCTTTGTTTTCAACATTTAAATTATAAACAGCATTAGTAAGTGCTTTGGTTTTAGCATCAATGTAAAGTTTACCATAATACATGGGCTCTGTTATGTTTTTATTCTGTTTAAAGTTTATAACGTATACGAGCTTTTTATTAATGCTTGTGGGTGCTCCAAAACTAAAATCGTAAAGTTCTATATCTTCTTTTGTAAAAATAAATTCTGGATATTTTACTATGTCGGCGTATAAATTGCTAAAAGGACCTCCTTGTAATTTTAAAGCTAAAGTATCTAGTTTAGTATAATCTGTGTTTTTTCTAGCTTTTATAAGTTCTATATGGTCTTTTCTTAAGTTATTATAAGGTTGTTTGTGTATTTTTACGACAGCTTCAGATAACGAGGCATTTTTTCGTCTCTTTTTTATGGTCTCTCTATAAAAAGCAGTCATTAGTGTATTGTTATTATTGTAAAGGGTGCTTTTCTTACTTAATGTTTCAATAACTAAGTCTTTAGCATTTGGTGGTAGTGCTAAAATGCTAACTTCATTTAATTCAGTAATAGCAGGAATTAATGCTATTTTGATTTTATTATTTATTTTAGAAA
The nucleotide sequence above comes from Flavobacteriaceae bacterium HL-DH10. Encoded proteins:
- a CDS encoding carboxypeptidase-like regulatory domain-containing protein, with the translated sequence MKINYNILLTSLMVCMLLLCGTNFINGQETSHFSEIKGTVIDELSKKPLVFSDLVINDTNISTVTNNDGEFILKVPQEFLDGTLIVSYLGYVKKEIKISKINNKIKIALIPAITELNEVSILALPPNAKDLVIETLSKKSTLYNNNNTLMTAFYRETIKKRRKNASLSEAVVKIHKQPYNNLRKDHIELIKARKNTDYTKLDTLALKLQGGPFSNLYADIVKYPEFIFTKEDIELYDFSFGAPTSINKKLVYVINFKQNKNITEPMYYGKLYIDAKTKALTNAVYNLNVENKELSSQIFVRKKPRKVDVYPIEASYKVNYRIQNDKWHYAYSNISLTLKVNWKGKLFNSIYTLNSEMAITDWEISNTKFAKTRENIIRPTTILTDETSGFSDPEFWGEYNIIEPEKSIESAIKKIQKQLKRS
- the bshA gene encoding N-acetyl-alpha-D-glucosaminyl L-malate synthase BshA; translated protein: MKIGIVCYPTFGGSGVVATELGLELSKRGHEVHFITYNQPVRLELLSNNVHYHEVNVPEYPLFHYQPYELALSSKLVDMVKLHKIEILHVHYAIPHAYAAYMAKMMLQEEGVHIPIVTTLHGTDITLVGSHPFYKPAVTFSINKSDAVTTVSQSLKEDTIRLFDIKNDISVVPNFIDLDKYNHHFTDCQRAMMANDDEKIITHISNLRPVKRAQDVISIFYNIQKVMPAKLMLVGEGPDREQIEIRCQELGILDKVIFFGRSNEIDKILCFSDLFLLPSETESFGLAALEAMASGVPVISSNTGGIPEVNIHGVSGFLSPVGDIEDMTKNALYILSDSERLSTFKKCARKEALKYDLHKIVPQYEAIYEDTLAKCLVL